The genomic DNA TTGTTGTCTTTTCTACTTTTGTAATAAATACGCGAATACGATCATGTGGCTTATATTGCTCATTCGGCATTTGCTCACTTACAGGTAATAAAGCTTCTACTTTGCCTAAGCTTACGTAGATGAAACGAGCATCTTGGCGTTGTACAATACCAACCATAATGTCTTCTTCACGATCACTAAATTCTGAGTAAATAACACCACGTTCTGCTTCACGAACTCGTTGTGTTACAACTTGTTTTGCAGTTTGCGCTGCAATACGACCAAAATCTTTTGGCGTTACTTCAATTTCTAGTACGTCGCCATCTTGGTAGTTTGGATTAATTTGTCTTGCCTCTTCTACAGAGATTTCAAGACGTGGATCAAACACATTATCAACAACGTCCTTACGTGCTAAAACTTGGATTGTTCCCACTTCTGGGTTAAAGCTCACACGAACGTTTTGTGCTTGGTTAAAATTGCGTTTATAAGCAGAGATTAACGCTGCTTCAATCGCATCAATAATAATATCTTTGCTAATTCCTTTTTCTGACTCTAATACGAGCAAGGCATCTAACAACTCAGTGCTCATGAAGATCCCCCTTCTAACTAAAACGTAACAGCAAGTCGCGCATTTGCAACTTTGTCCATTGAAATTTGGATTTCTTTTTTACGTGTTTTAATTGTTAATAATAGTGTAATTGTAGTACCATCGTAGGAAAGTAGCTTTCCTTCAAACATCTTTTCACCATCAATCGGCTCATATGTTTTAATTGCCACTTGTTTTCCTACCGCTTGCTGGAAGTCTTTCTCTTTCTTTAATGGGCGTTCCGCTCCAGGAGATGATACATCCAAAAAGTAAAGATGAGGAATTGGATCCTCTTTATCTAAAGCTTCGCTTAAACGTTCACTTACCGCACCGCATTCTTCAATGTCGACTCCCTTTTCAGAATCGATGAATACGCGTAAGAACCAGTCTTGTCCTTCTTTCACATACTCTACATCTACAAGTTCAAGATTTAACTCTTCAACGATTGGCTGTGCAAATGCTTCTACAACTTCTGTGACTTTCTTATCCATAAACAGCCTCCTTCCTGCCGCCATGTACCATTTACAAGAAAAGACCCCGTCCACAGAACGGTCTATCTTATTCTTTCTCGTTAGCTAACAAAAGCCCCTGCCGGTTAAGCAGGGAATATCTGTCTTAGTATTACCAAATTTAAGAAGTAAAACTTGTAACAAAATATGTATATACGACAGAAATTTCTTACCTCTCTACATCAATAAAATGTAGATAGTAACACGAAAGAGTGGGTTTCCCCACTCTTTTTTTCACACAATATACATGACATGGTTATCTCGGTTAATAGTATACCATAGCAAATATTGATTTGCAAAGACTTTTCCTACCTATTAGAACAGTGATAACTGGTTTTGATCCGGCAAATCTCCTAAACAACCTTGACTATCTAAATACTCAATAATTGTTTTCGAAACCTTACTGCGCTGCTGCAAGTCTTCTTTTGATAAGAAGTCTCCATTTTTGCGCGCTTCTACAATGCTTAAAGCTGCGTTTGTACCAAGACCAGGCACGGCATTAAATGGCGGTATTAATGAGTCTCCATCAATAATAAAGTCTGTTGCATGCGAGCGATACAAATCAACCTTTTGGAATGAGTATCCACGCTCACACATTTCAAGTGTCATTTCTAGTACCGTTAATAAACTCTTCTCTTTCGGCGCTGCATCCAAACCTTTTTGCGCAATTTCATCAATTCTTACACGTATAGATGCTGAACCTTTCGCCATTGCCTCCACGTCAAAGTCATCTGCACGAACCGTAAAGTATGCCGCATAGAACAGAAGCGCGAAATGCACTTTAAAGTATGCGATACGTACGGCCATAAGTACGTAAGCAGCCGCATGGGCTTTAGGGAACATGTACTTGATTTTCTTACATGAATCAATATACCAACCTGGGACGTTATTACTTTTCATGTCCTCTTCCCATTCTTCTGGTACACCTTTACCTTTACGTACCGATTCCATGATTTTGAAGGCTAATGATGGATCTAAACCTTGATAGATTAAATAAACCATGATGTCATCACGACAACCGATAACTTCACTCAGCGTACATGTACCGTTATAAATTAACTCGTTTGCATTACCAAGCCATACGTCCGTACCATGTGATAATCCAGAAATTTGGACTAACTCAGAGAATGTCGTAGGTTTCGTCTCTTCTAACATCTGCCTTACGAATTTCGTACCAAACTCCGGTATACCAAGTGTACCTGTTTTACAGTTAATTTGTTCTTCCGTTACACCTAACGATTCTGGTCCGGAGAAAATTTTCATTACTTCTGGATCGTCCGTTGGGATTGTTTTCGGATCAATACCACTTAAATCTTGTAACATACGAATAACAGTCGGATCATCGTGTCCTAGTATATCAAGTTTCAATAAATTATCATGAATCGAGTGGAAATCAAAGTGTGTTGTTCTCCACTCAGCTCCTATTGAATCTGCTGGAAACTGTATTGGTGAAAAATCAAAGATGTCCATGTAATCTGGCACAACGATAATACCACCTGGATGCTGTCCAGTTGTACGTTTTACACCGGTACATCCTGCTACTAAGCGGTCAATCTCTGCATTTCGAATCGTTAAATTATGATCATTTGCATAACCTTTTACATATCCATAAGCAGTTTTTTCCGCAACTGTACCAATCGTCCCAGCACGATATACATAATCTTCACCGAACAGTACTTTCGTATAGTTATGGGCACGTGGTTGGTATTCCCCGGAGAAGTTCAAATCGATATCGGGTACCTTATCTCCTTTAAATCCAAGGAACGTTTCGAACGGAATATCATGTCCGTCTTTCACATACGGAATATTACATGTCGGACATTCTTTGTCTGGTAAGTCGAAACCAGAACCTACCGAACCGTCATTAAAGAACTCGGATTGCTTACAATTCGGACATACATAATGTGGTGGTAATGGATTTACTTCTGTAATTTCCATCATCGTTGCAACGAATGATGAACCTACCGATCCACGCGAACCTACTAGATAACCGTCTACTAATGATTTTTTTACGAGTTTATGTGAAATTAAATAAATTACGGCAAATCCATGCCCAATAATACTTTTCAATTCTTTTTCTAAACGCGCTTCTACAATTTCAGGTAACTCTTCACCATAAATGCTACGGGCCATTTTATAACTCATATCACGTGTTTCATCATCCGCACCTTCAATTTTCGGTGTATATAGATCATCTTTTACTGGATGAACATCGCCAATTAATGATGCAACCTTTTGCGTATTCGTTACAACAATTTCTTTCGCTGTATCTTCACCTAAAAATGAGAAACACTCTAGCATTTCATCCGTTGTACGAAAATGTACAGGCGGTAATGAATGTCGGTTTAACGGGTTTGCTCCGCCCTGTGAACTAACTAAAATTTTACGATACATTGCATCTTCTGGATCTAAGTAATGCACGTTCCCTGTAGCGACAACTGGTTTATCTAACGTCTCACCTAGTTTTACTAAGTTAGAGATAATTGTTTTTAATTGCCCCTCATCTCGAACAAGTTCACGCTCTACTAAATGACGCAACACCTCTGGAGGCATTACTTCAATGTAATCATAGAACTGTGCAATTTCTTCTACCTCTTCAGGAGCTTTTTGCATCATCGCCTCAAACACTTCACCTTTATCACAAGCCGTTCCTACTAAAATTCCTTCACGATATTTTTTTAATAGTGATCTCGGTACACGTGGTACACGGTAAAAGTAATTCAGGTGAGAATATGAAACAAGTTTATATAAATTTTTCAATCCAACATCTGATGTAGCAAGTAATGTCATATGACTTGGACGTCCGCGCTTATACGCATCTCCTTGTCCCATGCTATCGTTTAATTGATCATGGTATTCAAATCCTTTTTCAATCACATCTTTTAACATTTTCACTAGTAAATATCCCGTTGCTTCTGTATCATAAATCGCACGGTGATGCTGCGTTAATTCAATATCAAGCTTTTTACACATCGTATTTAATCGATGATTTTTCATTTCCGGGAATAAGAATCGTGCAAGTTCTAACGTATCAATAACTGGGTTATTCGTTTTTTCTAGTCCAGCCTTCTTAAAACCTACGTTAATGAAGCCCATATCGAAACTTGCGTTATGAGCAACAAGTGTATGGTCGCCCATCCATTCTTCAAACTTTTTAAACACTTCGTCTACTTCTGGTGCATCCGTTAACATATCATCTGTAATACCCGTTAATTCAATAATCGTCGCTGATAATGGTTGATGTGGATTTGCGAAAGATTCAAAGCGATCAATGATTTCGCCACCCTTTACTTTTACGGCAGCCAACTCAATGACTGTATCGTATACAGCTGATAAACCTGTCGTCTCAACGTCGAAAACAACATACGTTTCCTCTGCAAGTAAACGATGCGCTTCGTTATACGCTATTGGTACACCGTCATTAACTAAATTCGCTTCTACACCGTATATAACTTTAACTCCAGCCTTTTTCCCCGCAGAATATGCTTCCGGGAACGACTGAGCCACAGCATGGTCTGTAATCGCAATAGCCTCATGCCCCCATTTACCTGCTTGGGCAACAAGTCTAGAAACAGGAGTAACAGCATCCATTTGGCTCATCGGAGTATGAAGATGAAGTTCTACTCGTTTTTCACCTTCT from Bacillus basilensis includes the following:
- the nusA gene encoding transcription termination factor NusA, with translation MSTELLDALLVLESEKGISKDIIIDAIEAALISAYKRNFNQAQNVRVSFNPEVGTIQVLARKDVVDNVFDPRLEISVEEARQINPNYQDGDVLEIEVTPKDFGRIAAQTAKQVVTQRVREAERGVIYSEFSDREEDIMVGIVQRQDARFIYVSLGKVEALLPVSEQMPNEQYKPHDRIRVFITKVEKTTKGPQIYVSRTHPGLLKRLFEMEVPEIYDGTVEIRSVAREAGDRSKISVHAENIDVDPVGSCVGPKGQRVQRVVDELKGEKIDIVRWSNDPVEYVANALSPSQVVKVLVDEDEKATTVVVPDHQLSLAIGKRGQNARLAAKLTGWKIDIKSESDAKQLGIVTEEDSVIAFGFDSVEDEIE
- the rimP gene encoding ribosome maturation factor RimP — encoded protein: MDKKVTEVVEAFAQPIVEELNLELVDVEYVKEGQDWFLRVFIDSEKGVDIEECGAVSERLSEALDKEDPIPHLYFLDVSSPGAERPLKKEKDFQQAVGKQVAIKTYEPIDGEKMFEGKLLSYDGTTITLLLTIKTRKKEIQISMDKVANARLAVTF
- a CDS encoding PolC-type DNA polymerase III — translated: MSLTNEQQERFQILLQQLQIPDDLINQYLQGGGIERLVIDKANKSWHFDLQVPRILPTELYELLETKIKQSFSHIASTTFALETENKQFTEEEVRAYWPLCTERITFSPMFAYLKKQLPQVNGVKLLINVNNDLESTALKKNVAKPVGDQYEAFGFPRFQLDTHIQQNTEEMQKFREQTQQEDRERVIQAMEEMAKKQAEESSVVHEGPITLGYLIKPDEEITPMREIQDEERRKTVQGYVFYVETKELRSGRTLLTLKITDYTDSIMIKMFSRDKEDIPMLQSLKKGMWVKARGSVQNDTFVRDLVMIANDINEITGPSRKDKAPEGEKRVELHLHTPMSQMDAVTPVSRLVAQAGKWGHEAIAITDHAVAQSFPEAYSAGKKAGVKVIYGVEANLVNDGVPIAYNEAHRLLAEETYVVFDVETTGLSAVYDTVIELAAVKVKGGEIIDRFESFANPHQPLSATIIELTGITDDMLTDAPEVDEVFKKFEEWMGDHTLVAHNASFDMGFINVGFKKAGLEKTNNPVIDTLELARFLFPEMKNHRLNTMCKKLDIELTQHHRAIYDTEATGYLLVKMLKDVIEKGFEYHDQLNDSMGQGDAYKRGRPSHMTLLATSDVGLKNLYKLVSYSHLNYFYRVPRVPRSLLKKYREGILVGTACDKGEVFEAMMQKAPEEVEEIAQFYDYIEVMPPEVLRHLVERELVRDEGQLKTIISNLVKLGETLDKPVVATGNVHYLDPEDAMYRKILVSSQGGANPLNRHSLPPVHFRTTDEMLECFSFLGEDTAKEIVVTNTQKVASLIGDVHPVKDDLYTPKIEGADDETRDMSYKMARSIYGEELPEIVEARLEKELKSIIGHGFAVIYLISHKLVKKSLVDGYLVGSRGSVGSSFVATMMEITEVNPLPPHYVCPNCKQSEFFNDGSVGSGFDLPDKECPTCNIPYVKDGHDIPFETFLGFKGDKVPDIDLNFSGEYQPRAHNYTKVLFGEDYVYRAGTIGTVAEKTAYGYVKGYANDHNLTIRNAEIDRLVAGCTGVKRTTGQHPGGIIVVPDYMDIFDFSPIQFPADSIGAEWRTTHFDFHSIHDNLLKLDILGHDDPTVIRMLQDLSGIDPKTIPTDDPEVMKIFSGPESLGVTEEQINCKTGTLGIPEFGTKFVRQMLEETKPTTFSELVQISGLSHGTDVWLGNANELIYNGTCTLSEVIGCRDDIMVYLIYQGLDPSLAFKIMESVRKGKGVPEEWEEDMKSNNVPGWYIDSCKKIKYMFPKAHAAAYVLMAVRIAYFKVHFALLFYAAYFTVRADDFDVEAMAKGSASIRVRIDEIAQKGLDAAPKEKSLLTVLEMTLEMCERGYSFQKVDLYRSHATDFIIDGDSLIPPFNAVPGLGTNAALSIVEARKNGDFLSKEDLQQRSKVSKTIIEYLDSQGCLGDLPDQNQLSLF